GATATGAAATGTGCGCTTGGCTGCTATATAATAGGGTGAGTGTTTCTGTGGGGGAGAGTGGCTCCCTGCATGTTTGCATGGTCAATAGGAGTGTGTGCAGAAGCATCAAACGGAACAATTATTTTGCATTTCATGagggtaaagtggtcattttgcccccatgtgtctgggtgcagctgCCACGCTCTCCCACAAAAATTATTTCCCctttataatattatataataacATGAAATTCATCTGATGAAAATATGGCTACATGGAatttcctgcaattgattatcaaaaaaaagaacttCCTGCAATTGGATAAAGATGgtttaagggtgttaaacagaGGGATTCGGTTAAACAGTATGATTCAGTTCGGTGCATGGTGTCAGAGGtagaaaccaaaactgaactgtTTATTAAATAATTCGGTTCCAAAAGGTTTTATAGAAAATGTCGCACCCAAAAATTTACTCTCGGAGAAAGACGTAAGTAATTCTTGAATATAAATCTACTCCTATAGAAAAAGGTATAagcaattatataatataaatataatcatttttttttaattttgaatgattatttttaaaaaatatataaattatcTTATCAATGTGAAAAGAGGATCACAGGAATGTCAAAAATTTGAATGTGTtattaatggaaaaaagaacctCGAAAGTCAGCGTAGTCCCTACACTCAAACACAAAGGGATGAGAAATGACCACCTGCCGCTATGAAAGTCAGAAATCCCACCTCTATTGATGCTTCTGTGTACACTCCCAGCACAGGTGGCCACCTTGCCTTTTAGAAAACCCTCTcttatttaatatataaatcaaaatttaaccAATTTAAACTGTTTCATGTTTTAAACCAACAACTAATCATTTAGCTAAATGGTCTCATTTTTTAAACTAAAACAATCCATTTATTAAACAACAGTATAAATAGCGTGGTTCGATTTCGATAAACAGTTTtcgtttgattttgacacctttAATCACATCACAGgttcatgattttttttatgggaaaagaatGTTGTTTGGACGTGTAGCTCCTGCGTCTAGACATAGGACGTGCAAAATTGCCACCCAACCCCTCctgaaaaaaaattttcatccatgttgatacccctgtgtgtgctctcattgatcCATCAATTAAAGTTCGTTGTTCATTCGATCAAGTAAGAACCGAGGATATGGCTAAGCTAAGCGGATCGGGCGGGGCCTTGGCAAGatgttcttttatttctaaGCGTTTGCCAAGAGAGCAAGGGCGCCCTTCTGGGGTGGGGGCGTTTCCTTTCAAATGACAACTACCTCTTCCTACTGCGGGGACGCCTTTGAGTCCGAATACAGGCCTGGCAGCAGATTTTAGTCCAAGGAaagaattttttgtttggtactcttcatcttttgggttaccCTATTTCGGTcatcactatatatatataggagtgGGGTGGAGTGGGGGCTAGTTTTTGGTATTGCTTGATTAGTAACTGAGAGGGATGGAGTGAACTATGCCCCCAAACTTTTCCGAATCAGCGTTGTGGTAATGAGTTtagtttgaaaaatagaagTCCATCCTAAATTCACGGTTTTCTTGTGGAAACTTCTACATGGGGTCTTGCAACTAAAGGAAATCTAAGCcgttttatacttttatttcGTTTTCCactcttttattaattttttttattttttttggtaagatccCTTCTTTTATTAATACATCTATAGGTTCAGTCTCACTCTCACCCTTATTAATGTCTGACCATCGTGGGGTTGCACACCCGGATTGTATCACTATCATATGTGATGGTAGCGTTCTAAATGAGTATGGTGATCGAAGCAGGTTGGGTTTCTGTTGTACTcaaaagaattttattattgtttGTGTGGATTTCGAATGTACGAAAACTGCACAAGAGGCCAAAGCAAAAGGACTGCTCCAAGGATTGcaaaaaatagaatctttgGGTGACGTATACATCAACATCTAGACTGATTGTGAGCAATTGGTTCACTGGCTAAATCTAGACACATATCAGTGGCCATAAGagatttttaccattttgtggGACATCAAAGCTATTTTGAGATCTTATGAACATGTGTGCATTACCAAGAAGGATAGGTCTTTTTGGTCTCGGTAGCTAATGATCTTGCTATTTTTGGCAGGCGTAGGTAGTAGACGCAACGCAAACTTGATGTAACAGACAATGtatcttctttcctctttaaattaatttaattttcttcgtttccacaaaaaaaatatatatatctcctaacatttttcaaaaaaccaccaaaatgtcccaatgcacaaggcttccACTAATGTAGGGTCTGGGAGAGGCAAATGTAAGCAGCCTTAATCCCTTGATTCGTTGTAAAGGCTGTTTCTAAGTCTCGAATTCGCAACCAAAACATCTTACAACAGTACAACTTATCCATTGCACCAAGACACACTTaggtttctaccaaaaaataagacACTTAGGCACAAATGCCCAAAATATTTCTCACCCCATCAACTAAGGAGGTCAAAACTTAAAAGACCACTGACAAACCCCAGGGTGTTGAGACACAAAAAGGATGAAAAGGCCCTTCAGGGCATTCTCCATGCTCCTCCATTCTCTGAATCACTCTCTCCATGGTGGGTCTCAACTCAGAGGTTGTCATTCCTCGCGGCATCTTTTCATCATCTCCACCAAATACTTTCTGGGTGCATACAAAGAACCTCAGTCCCTCTTGGCCGAGGGTCAGCCACCCCAGTGACCCTCTGACACTGTTTTCCTGGCTTCGCTGACAAAACAACCGACACAGGTACTACAAGGTACCACATTAAGAGTTTCTTGCCGGCAATTTTAAACAATTACAAGACATAAATGAGTACTCAATGATTACTTTGAAACAATCAATTATAAACATTGCTTCGTTCACCATAAGTTctataaaccaaaagaaaacaaggaTTGGTCATGCCTGTCCATAACTAATACCAACTTGAAATTTTCTGACTCTGAACACAGATAATTCAGTTATATTTCTACCTGCCATACCAGGATGTGGTGATCATATCCTTACTATTATGTACCACCAATGTGACTCCAGTACATCACCTTAAAGATGGGCAACTGAAAAAGTAGAATCCAAACGACCAGTGATGAAAGAGAAACAACCAGCATGTAAGCATCAATTTCTCCCAACATCAATGAACAAATTTGACCCAGTTCAGCTCTGTGAGTTGAGATGTATCCCATTATCAACAAGATGCCAACAGAATTTAAGAGAACCTGAGGTTGGATAAAGGATGTAGCACCAGAACAATCTTCTCACCAGaacaaactaatgaaaattCAGCTCTCAAATCTTCAGTTCGACAACATCATAGTTTTCTGAGTCACCTCAGTTCAAGGAGCATCTTTTCCATGCAATCTCTCAGCCAGCTCCCTTTTGATAACTTCCACAGAATGCAGTTTCACATTTTCCATGGGACATGTACGTCTCGGCATTCACAGTTCTGAGAAGAGTGAGAAACCTCCAAAAATCTAAGAAGACACTGGCTTACTCTCCTATCCTTCCATTCCATGAAGTAAGAGATATCATGAATAAAGTTAACAGTCAAGGCACTATTCACACGGGCATTTGGTTCCTCTCTTCGAGCGTTTTGAGAACAAGAGAACGCATAGACCATATATTAGGTTCAAAACTTTAACCATTACTCATTATCAGTTGGCTTAGATTCGCTGCACTTCAACATAAGACCAGGATTCTCCTTGGTTGAATTCAGGCCCAAAGCATGAGCGAACATCCTCCTTGCAGCTCCCATATGCTCCCGCTTAATATGTTCCTGGCAAGCAACTCTGTCAGAGTTTCCGGCTTGTGGCACACTAACACTAGCAGACTGTTTAACAACTGGCTGTTTTTGCATCATCTTTTCATTCTCTGATGTAGTATTAGTCGGGCATCTGCCCACTGGTGTACCACACATCCTAGTACTACTCGAGGTCAAACATTGATTGGACCGGGGAATGGCCTCTTGAGAAGTTTCAGACCTTGAATTTCTATGGACTTTAATTTTCTCGGTTTGCTTTTCATTTTCTATACTTCCCAGGAGGGTGGTCTTATCATTGGATAAATCAATCCTCTGGCCCAGTGCATGAGCAATCATCCTGCGAGCAACCACAGGAACGTTTCGAGGCTTCTGTGAGACAGATTGCTTTATTTCATTGCCATCTTTTGAAAAGATTCGTTCACGAGCAGCCAGGTAAgctgcttctctctcctccagtGACAGTTGAAGAGAAGCTGGCTTTTTCTTCAATgctgaaaaagaaaaggtagcAAAACCTTATGACGCAGGTAAAGTGATACACATAGATGTGTTTTAACAGTATTTCAAATGCACTTTGTTGAAACTAGCTGAAGTACTACAAGAATAACTCTGTTTCATGCAAATCACCTGTGTACTGAAGCACTAAAAGCCCACATCCACATACAAATTTACAGTGCTTTGCATGCAAACAAAATGGATAATCTAGTTTTTCGTATCAGTAAGACAGGAAAAGAGCAGAAACCCAGACCATTTTGTCACCTAACATACTACGGAATAAAACAAACATGGCAATTTCTAAGTGTTTTGGCACACTATAATTGTTGGATTTGAATGATATTCATATGCCATAGATATAATTGTCGTATGGACGGGTCAGTTGACCAATGTCCAAACCCAATCCAACACAATATGTTATCAAGTTGAACACGTACAAACCCAACACAAGTAGCAAAAACTGCGTGCGACTCCTGCAGGGGGGCAATACTTAATGGACAAGACCTAGGTAATGGGAAATTATCCCTCTAAATAGAATGATTTTGAGAGTAGGGGAGAGGGTAATGGGCCTGGTGGCATTTTTACGTGTTAAATTATTGTATccagtattttatttttatttttttgggagagggtgcGTTTACTAGTATGAGATATTCATAGTGCCTCATTCAACATCTAATGGATATACTCATACATGGACAGCTTTTATAAAACGACATGTAAGGAACTTCCAAGTGGGAAGATGTCTATATATTATGGCTCTTAAAGCTTTTAGCACTATCTACCAGTAGAGGCATTAACAATATACCTGGGAACGTCTCTTCCCGCCTTAGTAGTTGGCACGATGTTGTTGAAGACTGATAACCATCATACTGCCACAAAATATCACTAACAAGGATGGCTGGTCTGCAATTCAAACAAATAATGTTAtgcaaaggaagaaaaaattaaaaagatggTTGAGGCCTATGTCTTTCAGTTAATAGAAAATTTTTCATTTATATGTTTCTTTAAGCTGTAGTTGGTTTATTCTCACTTTATATGTTCTCTTCTTAGTCTTGGTTATGGAGATAAATTGTAAGGGGAGTTTTAGGTATTAGATGAATGTTTTACTTAATGTCATTGGTGATTGGACCTAAGTTGTAAGCTCACATTGGTGATTGGACCCAAGTTGTAAGCTGTTTTTATCAGTATAAACCCCCACGATTTGAGTAGTCTGTTCAAATCTCCAATGTCAGCTAGTAAATGCTGTATCAGAGCATTAAGATCCAGTGGTTACCATATTCTTTCCATCTTGAGAGTCCTCTTTGGGCTTCTCCATTATGGTCCACAGCAACCAATGCTGTATTTGTTTTTCTGAAACCCTAGTTGATGAGATAatgaagaactagggtttcctgctGCAGTGAAGATCTGACTACACAAACTAAACCATAACATCAATGAAAGGtataccaacaacaacaacggaggcctaaaatgaccctagaaGTAAacaggaaagacatgcatagtttgggccttgtctcaagtatggcctcgaatagagctgactggagggcaatgatccatgtagccaaccccatttaggtgGGATATTCCTGAGTTTTTGTCGATGTTGTTGAGCGATTTTCTTTTTACTAGTATGTTTATCTGTTTTTGTCTtcgcaaggatccatgtagccgaccccatttagttgggaaaaggctgagttgttgtggAATGATTTGGGGTGGGTTCAACGTAGGTTTGAGATTTACAGTTTCACATGTTAAAGAATAGGGGTGATAAGGATATAGGTTTTAGGGTTCAGATGTTAAGTAGTTAAGGATTTTTATGGATGGTGGTCGTATGGAATGTTAAGAGTTAAGACCATTGTAGATTCTCTTGTTTCCAATAATTAAATTAGGACTAGGTATAAACATAAACTGGATCGGTAGCTGAAATGAATATATTTAAAACCATGAAGATAATTTGTGTAGAGTGTGAAAATACCCTTCTACTATTATTGACACTGGCTATGCTTGACTTTTTAAGTGCAAACTGAGTCCTTGTAATAAAACGATCTAATGGACACTGTAACTGTCAAAAAATTCAATCAATCTGTTATTCAGGCTTTAGAATCTTTAATTTCCAACTAGTGATGCAACTAGCTTTGCTATATTGATGGTTTTAGAATAttgtaagtttgaatcatctttttttaattaagtttATTATCCAATCttattgatgcagattcatcaccaaaataggcttgttttattaggaataaatctagggttgggttctatacatgttgagcctttggtcccatgggttttcaatgtaataggtcacttttatggacctaaagtatggatacataggttgcataagggattagctctatacttattttattttcatgttttagtgttttaaattgaaccagtccaAAACTAGTTTGAACAAGTGGTTCAATTAAGTGACCTGAgtcatctttcttttatttgctttcATTATAAGTTGAGTCCATACCTCACCCCGAATTTGAGAGAGGTTGTGAAGTGTAATTAGAGTCGGCTAGGAGCTTTTACTCTCCTAGGCTGATTAGGAATATGGCCTATGGCCAccataaataaaacaattcGGTGGGGTGGTTATTATCACctctgaatttttgaaaatctgCTATTGCTGCTCTGCAACTATGTTTCTACTTCGAAGAATtgctttgtgtttgatcaaagctggtgggattggtgtttgatctaaTCGACACTTTGTAGTGTGAAGTccaggtggttcttttgaagctctccttcaagttacTTGAGGATTTCATTGAAATTCTAGCTaaagatccaatttttattcaagtttcatcctcaaacaagctgctTCCAAGAGTAATCTGCAACACAGTAAGTTTGagacatccccatccccatccttcttcttctaatcctctacaaccCCAACCCTAGTTATCCCCTTTattattttcagttttcccATACCTTAAATTCCCcacagaccaaaccagccatcagaACTTCATCAAACTTCAACCACAACACCCCAAGCCCATAAGGAGAACTCGATCTCCCTTGCTGCCCATCCCAaccactgaaaccctaattccccccaTCTTAAATCaaagcccaaaaccctaatttctacACAGCCCAAACCAACCGTCAGAACAATCTACAAATCTGACCGCTTATCCCTCAAACcctcctaagaaaaccattcaaacttggttaacttctgtccagccaaaccctagaaatccatattttcctcttttcaaaaacccgaaaccctaaccctaacttgctgcttattcaagtttacacacttccatccatcaaaacatctcaggaccttcactgatagactgtcctacctcaacttgacataacccacacatcaaaccctaaccataatttcaccaaaaacacctattttgacctagccaaaCTACCTGTTCATATCAGATCCTGGTTTgctggcttctagttggtctcctaccaatctagaactacattacttatGGCCTGATCTATTAAGGATCAGTAATATCTTCTCCAGCCTAAGTTATAGCCCTCATTTGCTTGATTTTTTTGCAATTTAGAAGGATACTGCATTTTAACTCCTCTGTTTCTATGTACTTCTTATGAAGCTTCCCTTGCTATGGTTCTAACATTCATACCTCAGAATGTCTGTGAGACTATGATTATCTATTTGCTTTAAAATTTCTTGTTTCTCATGTCAAAACTCTAGTACCACTGAATCTAAAACCCTGCCACACTCTCCACTTATAAATCCAGGAACTTAACCATAAAGTCTTCCTATAATCTCACCAGCAAATTCCAGGATACACTACCAGTACTACCTCAATCCGAGTCCATTCACCAGTTAATCTACCCACTAAATCATAACATGGACCTTCCAataataaactatatgaaccctccaaaatcaaacaaaatcaaatctaaGAAAACAGAAACAGCCAACAAGAGAGATTCTTGGGGTTACGATTTCTACAACCAATCTCTGGTTCAAAAAGCTAGcagaagcaaagaaaagaaacaccaaaaatgccatgaagaagaaaaaatgaggaAACCAAAGAAATGGACAGAGTGAGCAGAGACAAGAAACATCCCTGATTAAAGGAAGATAGTGCTAAGGTCCCTTTCATGCTCGGTAAAAACCAGCTGCAGCCATATCCATGACTAACACATCAGAGACAAAATGCGAATGTGAGGCACTCCCCTATCAACATTGTCTCATTGGCATCCATTGCTTATTGGGGCGATAAGGCTGATTTAATTTGATCCTCATGTTCACGCATGATCAGCTCTTGAATGTCCACAAGGTCAGGGATAACGCACATCTCAATAAGATTTGGGACTTGACGAGGAGTAGGAAGTTGTTGGAGAATCTACATTGAGGTTTGAGGATGGGAACATCGAAAATATCTAGGGTTTATTTGTCCATATTCTATTTTTTAAGAGTGTTACTCCTATGAAATTACTTCTATTgaaatttgagattttttttacaaaatttgAAATGACATGTTGAATTAGGGTTCttggcatagttgtcatggcgtctaggagaccaaggcgttggagagggccTGGACGTCAAGGCGAAAACAACAAGGTACCTAGGCAGTACcttggcgatgccttgacaactacaGTTCTTGGATCACATGGAAACTGACCTACATTACTATGACTGTAAGGTACAACTATGCAATGCAAGAGTAAGGTAAGAGAGCTTGGTAACTACACAATGAGAATTCCTAAGATAAAGCAAAACCATGCAAGGATGTACATCCATCAAAAGGTTAAACAATAAAATTGGTTGGCTAACATAAAATATAGAGAATATTAAAATGAAAGAGCCCCATGTAAGGGCCTTTTGTAACTCAACGCACATTGATGACTCTGGGCATCGTTCCAAAACTAGATGGCGATCATCTCCTTCACCAACAGATTCATGGGCAAACCTATGATACAAAATAATTGTAAGAATTGTTAGAAGGAAAAACAACAGAAAGACTATTAAGTGGGAAAAATGTTGTTGCGGATATAGAAATCAACTAAAACTACCCCACCCTTGAACCCACTTAAAAAGAACACTTGAACAAGAAAATAGATCATCCTCAAGCAGGTATCAGAGGCAGCATACCCAAAAATATCCGCTAGGCGATGCAAGAGAAGGCGGTTGTATGGATTCATAGGTTCCAGTTCCAGGATCCCATCTGTGCTGCAACCAACACGGCGGTAACATATATTAAACATAATTATACTTCAGATTTCCCAATTTCTGAATAAGATCcccttccccacccccaccacccccccccccccaaaaaaaaaaaaagaagaagaaaaagaaagtggaaaaacaaaaacaaaaagtatCACAATTCTATAACTCTAAGCATCTCACCTTACCCAAATGACAAAATCGAAAACTTCATGGAGAACATACAAGATgtcaacaaacaaaaaattcaaGGATCAAGGAACTGATGCTGCATTGATGGATTGAAAATCTAAAATTGGGTGTTTATATGTCCAAGAGCTCTTGGCATGATAttctgttgtaatatgggtacaagagTATACTTGTCcattagggtttagttggtGTTGCCCTAAGGGTATAATTGCACCTTGTACTTCATAAGCTCTATTATAATAAAGAGGACTTCTGTCTCATTGACATAAGTTCTTTTACCGCAAgctatttcttccccaaaaagATCTCCCACAGCTAACGAAATctgaaaattatctcctccttAAATCAGGAAGTTGAGAGCCAAATAAATCTGGAAAATAATTCTTTCTTTAATGCTGGTTGATATCCCCCAAAAAAGGCTGCTGGTCGATCCATGTTATATGGGCAGAATACTGGTTTGATCATGCTGGATCGATGGGCTCGAATAAACCCAGAATATGGCCCAAATTCAGACCCGATTTGGAACCCCATCGATGTACCAATATTGCATCATTTTTGGCCCTCCAAAACATTACAGCTTGCGTCAATATAATAGTCTTTTCCAAGAAATCAACAGGAAGTCTTTAAGTGTTTCTTATTGACTAAAGATATTCTAGGGATTTGTCTAAAGTAACTATTGAGTTTTTTACCAAGCAAGACGAAAGATAAACTGCTTAGAGAACTAATGTCATATTCATGTGCTTTAGGCACAAGTGAAATCATACAGCTTGTAGCTTGTATCAATACAGCAGTCCTTTCGAAGAAATCAACAGGAAGTATTTAAGAGGTTCTTACTGATTAAAGATTTGTTTTTTACCAAGCAAGACAAAAGATCAATGGCTTAGAGAACTGAAACCATATTCATGTGCTTTAGGCACAAGTGAAATCATACAGATGAATAGCCAGAAATTGAAGCAGTGGGGGATTAATTAGAAATCATAAAGGTGAATTGGCTTTGATTTTTCACCTTTCTATGGCTTCTGCTCAATGTATTCAGCTAGCAATCCTAGTCGATGGCCAGGCACCCTGGTGCATGCCTAGGCGTCACATAAGGATCCCGGGTACTGGTACAGAGACGGGAGGGATCTGGTTAGTTCAAGGGCACTAGGACAGAGAAGGAAAAAGTTGTCAATGCATGATAGAGAATAACAACAAGGTGCCTAGAATGCTTTCCCAATCCAACAACGGGTTTTTgagtttctcttttttccccttctcttctcaGTATTGATTTCCACCATTAACAGCAGCAATGCTGGCAAGGACCTTTGACAAGAAGTTATGACACTAAAGTCTTCAGTTATTCCAGAAACAAGCCGTAAGCACAAGCTTGACTGAAGACCATCAGCTCCAACTTACAGCACATAGACATGAAGTGTTCGTGCATTCACAGCTTCTACTTGATTGTGGTCACAATGGAAGGCATGCTAACATTGAATTTAAAtgtgcttctctctctctctcgcacacatttatttatttctttgataTACTTTGTTGGTATATTAGGAAAGGATTGAATTCCCCTTCTTAAGcttaaaatgattttttctaGCTGGCCACATTTAGATCTAAATCTTAAAGCCAAGGAGCCATGGAGACTGATCCCATATGGTATCTTGTGGTGCAATTGGAGAGAAAGTATCAGGCACATCTTTGATGACAAAGTGATGTTAGAAATTGGCCTCAGAACTTATCTATGGTAGCGAGATCTATTATAAGGTGAACTACAACAACTCAGtgttatcccaactaaataaggtcggctacatggatctttatcctcgaATCAGCTCTgctcgaggtcatacttgatacaaggcataagctatgcatgtctttgctcaccacttctcccaaagtcattttaggtctgcccctggctcttttagccccttcaatctgaatcaaactcctccatactggagcatctaaaggcctccgttgaacatggccatgccacatCAAACAACTTGCTCGtagtttatcatgtatcggagctacccCCAAATCAGTTCTAAAATTATTTTGTGGCAAGTGTTTTGCTGCTGGTCCCACTCCCGGATAAAGGATGAGGGTTGGTGCATCAGGTCAGCAGCTGgcaccccaaaaaaaccctagccaaacccTTTTTTACAAGGATTCTAGAACCTTATATTTTCAACATTATATGGTGAACTAAGCCACAAAATAATTTTGTGATGTCAGAAGCTTCCTCAAAGGATAGTTTGTACAAAGAGCTAAGTCCATTTTGTTTATAATGTGAAGTCTTATAGTGAGAGCAATTTTTGGATGAATCTGGTTCCTCATTCTGTTTTTCTAATGAATATTCTCactataaaaaaatacataaatcaaTAGATAAAACATACAAAAAAAGGAGGATTCCATTGAATAAGATAAAAATTGTTGATCTAAAAGACCCTCAACCCCTGCACCATTCCCATCCCCTTTGTAATTCATCAACACTGTCATTTTATGTCCTCAGAATAGGACAATTTGTTTGTTGAGAGCCCAAGTCACAACCTCAAACCAACACACTTTGATGTACCATTAAGGGCATTGTTTGTCTCAgtggcatagttatcaaggcaagaaggcgaccatggcattTTAGGTTGTTAAAAAGCAAGGTGACACCGCCATGGCGCCAAGGcacccaaggcgtccaaggcgaccaaggaagAAAAAATCAATCCAACTTTTATTACAAACATAGTTGTGGTCAAGGCACTACCTAGGTGTCCAGGCACCTTGTTGGTATCACCTTGTGTCCAGGTCCCCTCCAATGTCTTGGATTGCCTAGATgttgtgacaactatgattacaAAGTTACCTTGTGTCATCCTGAAGAAAATTAACCAAAGCTTCTTCCATGGAGAGAACAAGATGCTTGCAAGGAAGATTGTCTTTGACAAGAAACGCCAGCTCCTCAACCTGCAAACAAATTAACATTTTGTGTcgaaacaaacaaataaaatggTAAAAGAAACTACGAACCAaaagtaagaaaagaaaattaagattTATTGCCAATTACAATTgtgttacatcaaggatcagccttcagcccttatttgtttgcgcttatcatggatgatttaaccaaagacATCAAATATGAGGTTCCTTGAtgtatgttttttgttgatgacattgttttggtggatgagacaaaggcAGGGATTAACgcaaagttggagttatggagatcaacattGTAATCAAacggttttaagataagtaaaacaaagacggagtatatggtttGTAACCTTAATAGGATggttaatgaggtggtgaatattgatgagagtgagattccacaaagtgattattttaggtatctaggctcaatcataaataataaaaaaaaaaagtgctatAGTGGACGTCGTTGCtcatagaattaaaataggatgaatgaaatggagaggtaCATTCGAAgttgtgtgatcggcgtattttctttaaagcttaaaggaaaattttataagattgtcatatgaccggctatgatgtatggtgtggaatgttgggtagttaagaagtgtcaaaTAGATAAATTAAATGTAGTGGAGAAGAG
The sequence above is a segment of the Telopea speciosissima isolate NSW1024214 ecotype Mountain lineage chromosome 7, Tspe_v1, whole genome shotgun sequence genome. Coding sequences within it:
- the LOC122669768 gene encoding uncharacterized protein LOC122669768 isoform X2, which translates into the protein MTMTQFAMVEELAFLVKDNLPCKHLVLSMEEALVNFLQDDTSTDGILELEPMNPYNRLLLHRLADIFGPAILVSDILWQYDGYQSSTTSCQLLRREETFPALKKKPASLQLSLEEREAAYLAARERIFSKDGNEIKQSVSQKPRNVPVVARRMIAHALGQRIDLSNDKTTLLGSIENEKQTEKIKVHRNSRSETSQEAIPRSNQCLTSSSTRMCGTPVGRCPTNTTSENEKMMQKQPVVKQSASVSVPQAGNSDRVACQEHIKREHMGAARRMFAHALGLNSTKENPGLMLKCSESKPTDNE
- the LOC122669768 gene encoding uncharacterized protein LOC122669768 isoform X1, with translation MTMTQFAMVEELAFLVKDNLPCKHLVLSMEEALVNFLQDDTSTDGILELEPMNPYNRLLLHRLADIFGFAHESVGEGDDRHLVLERCPESSIPAILVSDILWQYDGYQSSTTSCQLLRREETFPALKKKPASLQLSLEEREAAYLAARERIFSKDGNEIKQSVSQKPRNVPVVARRMIAHALGQRIDLSNDKTTLLGSIENEKQTEKIKVHRNSRSETSQEAIPRSNQCLTSSSTRMCGTPVGRCPTNTTSENEKMMQKQPVVKQSASVSVPQAGNSDRVACQEHIKREHMGAARRMFAHALGLNSTKENPGLMLKCSESKPTDNE
- the LOC122669768 gene encoding uncharacterized protein LOC122669768 isoform X3, which codes for MNPYNRLLLHRLADIFGFAHESVGEGDDRHLVLERCPESSIPAILVSDILWQYDGYQSSTTSCQLLRREETFPALKKKPASLQLSLEEREAAYLAARERIFSKDGNEIKQSVSQKPRNVPVVARRMIAHALGQRIDLSNDKTTLLGSIENEKQTEKIKVHRNSRSETSQEAIPRSNQCLTSSSTRMCGTPVGRCPTNTTSENEKMMQKQPVVKQSASVSVPQAGNSDRVACQEHIKREHMGAARRMFAHALGLNSTKENPGLMLKCSESKPTDNE